The genomic region CAGCGTACCAACGCTAAAAGGACTCGTGGCACGACGATCAAAACTGTGGGCTTACCTCGGGGCGGGAATCGTCCTGATCGTGATCTTTTCCATCGAGCAGATGATGCTCCTCCGGCAGTGGCAGGACAACATCGTCTCGCAGCAACAGCGCAGCGCGATCCGCGAAGAAGTGCTCATCTTGCGCCGCTGGACTTCGGATATCGATAATGGGTTTCGTGGGTACGTCCTCGTGCGGCAACCCTACTTCCTGGCTCCCATGGTCATGGCCGAAGAAGAAATCCCGATGGCGCTTGAGCGTTTGACACGGCTGACCGGCTCGACCCCAGCACTTCAGGGAAGCGTCCAGGTGCTCAAGCGACGGCTTGACGAATTGATCACGACCAAGCGGAAGCTTGCCACCAAGATTGCCAACGGGGAATCGGAAGAAGTTTTGGCCTATGTACGGGCCGGTGAAGGATTGGCGCTGGCGAAAACCATCTCGGCAGTCTTCGACGACTTCGAAACCAAAATCGCCAGGCAATTTCCGGAAGCGGACCTGACCCCGCTCGAGCGACAGAAAAAAACGCTCTGGCAGCTGGTGGCCGCCCAAGCCGGCGCCGTGTTCGTCGGAGTGCTGGTGATGGAGTTACTGCTTGCCGCTTTTGCCGCGCCTCAGCGGTCGGAAACGTAACCCCTTCCTCTCCCCTCGCCACCGCGACTCGACACGTCATTTCATCATGGAATCGAGAATTCCGCCCAGAGAAAGGTATGGTCTGACGGATCCTTCGCACGCCGAGGCTCGACGTCGACGTCGGCCTTGATGCACCGTTCAGCCAGCGGCGCCGTCGCAAGAATATGGTCGATGCGCCAGCCCTTGTTGCTCTCCAACGAACTCGGTGCTCGATAATCCCAAAACGTATACTGCTGACGGTTCGGATACAACCGCACGAACACATCGTGAAATCCCCAGCCCAGTGTCCCCTGGTACGCGTTTTTGGCATCCTCGTGATAGCAGACGTGCTTGAGATGCTTCTCGGGACTATGGACGTCCATGGGTCTCGGCGCCACGTTCATGTCTCCGCACCAAATGGCCGGGGCATCGGGGGACAGATGCTTGTCAAAATAGCATCGGAGTCGTTTATACCATTCCAATTTGTACGCGTACTTCGGTGAATCGATTTCAAACCCCTGGGGTATATAGGTATTGATGATCGGAATTCCGTCGATCACCACGTGCAGCAGGCGAGGCTCATCCGGCTCTCCTCCGTCGTCCAGTCCGGCCCGAACCACGTCCGGTTTCTTCCGGCTCAGGATCGCGACGCCATTGTAGGATTTCATCCCGCGGAACGTGATCTCGTACCCGCAGGGAGCGAGGCCAAGCAAAGGGAATTCGCTGTCTTGCACCTTTGTTTCCTGCAGACAAAGCACATCGGGTTTGTTGTGCTCCAGCCAATCCAGCACGATCTGAAGACGCTTGCGCAGTGAATTGACGTTGAATGTGGCGATCTTCATCATGTTGCCTCTGAACAGCCGCGATGCTACCAGATGCTTCCCCGGATGAACAAGCGGAGCACTCCGGTCTCGAAAACATCATGTCCCCGGCCGAGGCCGCCCGGTTGGAATACACGGCGAGCCTTTGTTCGAGAAATCCGACCGGCGGCATTCCGGCCAGACCACCAGGGGCCGGCCGTCACCGCATACGACCCAATCGCTGGCTTATGCAGGATGCTGCTGGAATGACGCGGCAGGCATGAGAAATCGGCGGAGTATCGCTTGCTCAATTCTCGAGCGGCCTCGGTCCGGAGCTGGAAATCGCAGGATCAAGTGGATCCGTCCCGAATCGACCAGCTGGATCGTGACGCGAGGTTCCGGAGAGGGAGCCTCCAGCAGGTTGGTCTGCTCCAGGAGCTTCATCTGACGGCTGGCCTCGGCCATAAAAGGCGCGCATTCGGCCTTGGCCGACTCGAGCAGCCGCTTCTCCTTCTCCTGCCAATGCTCATCCGACTGGAGCGGCACCGCCAGCGTATACAACCCGTACTCCTGCCCCGGATTTTCCTTGACCAGGGCGTTGGTGAAGAGAAGGCTGTTGGGGAACACCGTCACACGGCCGGTATAGAGATGAGAAGCCTGGCCGGGACCGATCTCCAGGAGTTTCGTCGTAAACATGTCATGGTCCAATACCACGCCTCGGTGGCCGGCAATTTGAATGCGATCTCCGACCGAATAGACCTTGCCCCCGACCCGCAACGCCGATCCGCTCCAACAGAGCAAGAGTTCCTTCGTTGCAAGGACAAGGGCGGCGGCCAACGCGACGAGCGACACGGCGAACGCCTGGAGCTCGTGCGCCCAAATCACCGCGAGACCGATCAGAAACGCGAAGAGAATCGAGTTTCTGGTCGTCACGACCCAGCGTCGCTTCGCTTCCATCGACAACCCGGCATTGCGCGAGATTCCTCGCACGACCAGGGCGCGGATGATCAGAAGCGACACCAGCAGAACGAGCGATGTGAGCCCGTCCCAGCTCACCGAACTGTCGAAGCGGATCCAGTCGAATTGATTCACAGCACTCCGTC from Nitrospira japonica harbors:
- the xth gene encoding exodeoxyribonuclease III encodes the protein MMKIATFNVNSLRKRLQIVLDWLEHNKPDVLCLQETKVQDSEFPLLGLAPCGYEITFRGMKSYNGVAILSRKKPDVVRAGLDDGGEPDEPRLLHVVIDGIPIINTYIPQGFEIDSPKYAYKLEWYKRLRCYFDKHLSPDAPAIWCGDMNVAPRPMDVHSPEKHLKHVCYHEDAKNAYQGTLGWGFHDVFVRLYPNRQQYTFWDYRAPSSLESNKGWRIDHILATAPLAERCIKADVDVEPRRAKDPSDHTFLWAEFSIP
- a CDS encoding CHASE3 domain-containing protein encodes the protein MARRSKLWAYLGAGIVLIVIFSIEQMMLLRQWQDNIVSQQQRSAIREEVLILRRWTSDIDNGFRGYVLVRQPYFLAPMVMAEEEIPMALERLTRLTGSTPALQGSVQVLKRRLDELITTKRKLATKIANGESEEVLAYVRAGEGLALAKTISAVFDDFETKIARQFPEADLTPLERQKKTLWQLVAAQAGAVFVGVLVMELLLAAFAAPQRSET
- a CDS encoding mechanosensitive ion channel family protein, whose product is MNQFDWIRFDSSVSWDGLTSLVLLVSLLIIRALVVRGISRNAGLSMEAKRRWVVTTRNSILFAFLIGLAVIWAHELQAFAVSLVALAAALVLATKELLLCWSGSALRVGGKVYSVGDRIQIAGHRGVVLDHDMFTTKLLEIGPGQASHLYTGRVTVFPNSLLFTNALVKENPGQEYGLYTLAVPLQSDEHWQEKEKRLLESAKAECAPFMAEASRQMKLLEQTNLLEAPSPEPRVTIQLVDSGRIHLILRFPAPDRGRSRIEQAILRRFLMPAASFQQHPA